In Cydia strobilella chromosome 8, ilCydStro3.1, whole genome shotgun sequence, one DNA window encodes the following:
- the LOC134743318 gene encoding uncharacterized protein LOC134743318, with translation MVLPSFEPEIPEHCQNHSTCEEVPNYPHEYIEHLLQNNATVRNALFLMTGGFSDARGCKANKDPIKVEVCQSKMSLVEAKAGRDVSGRWYFLVGAQPLCEELCVQPDSPCARPEKGNSPIEVDQGYRATCKQNLIDKPKAALDKNGAIIVLQLPIKGGCCCQVTQKSPVS, from the exons ATGGTCCTGCCGAGTTTCGAACCGGAGATTCCCGAGCATTGTCAGAACCACAGCACTTGCGAGGAAGTACCGAACTATCCCCACGAGTACATCGAACACTTACTGCAAAACAATGCCACG GTGAGAAATGCATTGTTCTTGATGACGGGTGGATTTAGCGACGCTAGAGGGTGCAAGGCTAATAAAGATCCCATCAAAGTGGAAGTATGCCAATCCAAAATGAGC TTGGTTGAAGCTAAGGCTGGTCGAGACGTGAGTGGCCGCTGGTATTTTCTAGTCGGCGCACAACCGCTCTGCGAAGAGCTATGCGT ACAGCCTGACAGCCCTTGCGCGCGACCCGAAAAAGGGAATAGTCCCATCGAAGTTGATCAAGGCTACAGAGCTACTTGCAAACAGAACTTAATTGATAAGCCCAAGGCAGCACTCGACAAAAATGGTGCTATTATCGTTTTGCAGCTCCCTATAAAAGGCGGTTGTTGCTGTCAAGTCACACAAAAGTCACCGGTGTCGTAA